In the genome of Deinococcus planocerae, the window GCTTCACGCGGCTTCGTCCTCCTGCCCAAACGCTGGGTCGTCGAGCGCTCCCTGGCATGGTTATCGCGCTTCCGTCGCCTCGGGCGAGATTTGGAACGCTTGTCCTCCACCCTGATCGGCTTTCACTCCGTCGCCGCCTGCGTTCTGATGCTGGCGAAAATCAGGCCCCTTCTTGGATAGGCTTCTGCCCAGCCTCTAGCCTCAGGTGCGGCTCGATCTCAGCCGCGGGCAGCGGGCGACCGAGCAAGAAGCCCTGGGTGCGTTCGCAGCCCAGCGCCGCCGCGGCCGCGAGTTGCGCCGGTGTCTCCACGCCCTCCGCCACCACCTCGAGCCCCAGCCCCCGGCCCAGGGCCACCACCGCCTGGGTCACCCGGTCCGCCTGCGCGGCGCGGCCCAGGTCCTGAATCAGGGCGCGGTCCACCTTGAGCACGTCGAGGGGCAGATGCGCGAGGTGTCCCAGCGAGGAGTGGCCCTGACCGAAGTCGTCGAGGGCCACGCGCACCCCCAGCCGCCGCACCTCGCGCAGCACCGCGACGGCGCGCTCCACCTCGCGCAGCGCGAGCCGCTCGGTCACCTCCAGTTCCAGCCAGGTGCCCGCCAGCGCGTGGCGACGCAAGGTGTCCCCCACCTCCGCCGCGAACGCCTCGCGGGCGAGCTGGGCAGGGGACACGTTCACCGCGACGCGCACGGGGGCGAGCCCGGCGCGCTGCCACGCCGCGTTCTGGCGGCACGCCTCGTCGAGCACCCAGGCCCCGATCTCGACGATCAGGCCGCTGTCCTCGGCCACGGGGATGAAGCGGCCCGGGTCGACCGGTCCGAGTTCGGGGTGGGTCCAGCGCAGCAGCGCCTCCAGGGCGAGCACCCGGCGGCCCAGGGTGTCGAACTGCGGCTGGTAGTGCAGCGTGAACTCGCCGCGCCCGGCGGCGCCGCGCAGCAGGGGACCGATCCCCGCCGCCGGGTCCATCTCCGGCGTGTAGGCGCGCCAGGCGTTCTTGCCACGCGCCTTGGCGTGGTACATGGCGGTGTCCGCGTGCCCCAGCAGCGTGTCTGCGTCGGTGGCGTCGGCAGGGTACACACTCAGTCCCACCGATCCCGTCACCCCGGCCTGCCGGCCCGCCAGCAGGTAAGGCCGGGAGAGGCCCTTGATGATGGCCTGGGCCACCCGCTCGGCCTCCTGGCCGCCCAGCCCGGGCAGCAGCGCGGTGAACTCGTCGCCGCTGAGCCGCGCGACCAGACCCGGCGGAGGCACGGCCCCGCGCAGCCGGACGGCGACCTCGCGCAGCAGGGCGTCGCCCGCCGCGTGCCCGAGGGTGTCATTCACCGCCTTGAAGCCGTCGAGGTCCACGAACAGCACCGCGAGCCCCTCTCCGGTCAGGCTGGCCTGGCGAACCGCCGCCTCCAGGTGGGCCGTGAAGGCGGCGCGGCCCAGCAGTCCGGTCAGGGCGTCGTGCCGCGCCTGGTGGGCGAGGGCCGTGAGCAGCTCGTCCTTGCGGCGGTCCGACTCCTCCAGGGCCAGGGTCCGCTCGCGCAGCGCCACACCGATCTGCACGTTCTCGTGAATCACCAGTCCCTGCCGGGTCAGCATCAGCAGGGTCGCCGTGAAGCACGCGGCGGCACTCCACTCGCGCATCCGGAGGTCGCCCGGGAAGGAGGCGAAAAACAGCAGGTACAGCGTGATCAGGGCGCCGTACGGCAGCGCCGCGCTCAGGAGGGCCCCGTTGTCGAGGAGGAGGTCCGCGCGCCGGGTGGCGTCCTGCCACTGGCGCAGGGCGGCGAGCACGAAGCACAGCTCGGCGAGTGCCCACCCGCTGACCGACAGCAGCTTGTGCGTCTGGAGGGCGGGCAGTTGCCCCAATGGCGTCTCGAACACGAGGACTGAGAGGCCGAACAAGAACCCGGCGAACAGCAGCCAGCGGGCGGGGCGCACGGTGCGGGGCGTGGCGGGCGCGAGCAAGACCAGCGCGCCGAGCACCACGAACACCAGGCCGCCCGCAAGCTGGGCGAGCTTGTCGGGACCGAGGGGGGGCAGCGGCAGGCCCCAACGCGCGGCGGCCTCCTGCGGCCAGCGCACCAGCCCCGCCCACCCCGCCATGCCCGCTGCCAGCGCGAGGGTGAGCACGTCGATGACGAGCTTGAGCCGGTCCCGGGCGAGGGCAGGAGCGCTGGGCAACAGCAGCAGCCCGGCCACCATCGGGGGAGAAATCAGGGCGAACAGCAGGTCCGCGACCGGGCCGTCCTCGCGCACGGGGCCTCCCAGATGCACGTGCAAGCTCTCGGCGATCAGGGCGGCGACCAGCGTGAGGTGGGCCGCGAGCATACCGGTCCAGGCCCACCGGGTGCGGCCCTCGGCGCCCCGCCGGGCCAGCAGGGCCGCCAGGGTGCCCAACAGGCCGAGCGGCAGCAGCAGGTCCTGGTCCAAGCGGTACGCGGTCTCCGGGCCGGGCAGCCAGAGGGTGAAGAGCACGCTGCACAGCAAGACATACACCAGCAGCAGGGCGGCCACCCCGGCGAGCAGACGGGAGGGGAACCGGGATGCGGCAGGGGGGGGAAGGGGGGACCTCATGGGCGGCGCGCCCTGGAGCGCTGGACCGAGCGTAACGGCTGTTGCGTCACAACACTCCTACTGGGGACCGGGTGAACGCCCACCTCCTGGAGGAGCCGGCCAGCGGAACCAGACACCAGCCCTCGTCGGGGCTGGAGGGGCAAGTTCAATGAGGAGCAGCCCTTCGCTGCGTGCGTCCGCGGGAACGTCGGGTCAGGGGCGTTGCCATGCGCCGTTGGGGAGCGACGCCGTGACCGACCCAGCAGGTGCCCCGCCGCCCCCTGCCGCACCACCTGTCTCGCCCGGGCCGCCACCCGCCCCGAACGCCTCCACCAGTTCGGGCGGCTCACGCACTTTGACCTCATCCCGAGCGACAACAGCGCCGCCGCGGCCAGGTGTAGCCCACTCAACCGCAGCAGCGAGTCCCCTCAGTGGGAGACCTCGGATTTCGACGAGCGGGCCGGGCGCCCCTGCGACGTGGGGAGCCCGGGTACAGCACCAAGCTCGACCGGGACGGAGACCGCGTGGCCTGCGAGTAGGTGCCGGTCAGCGACCGGGGGAGCGTGCGGCGTTGTGCCGGTGCAACTCGCGCAGGCGCTCACTCAGGGAGGGTTCCGGTCCCTCGACCGTCGCCTCACGCAACACCGCCCCGATGGGGAGCGGGTTCACCGGCGCGGGGGGAGCGCCGAACTCTTCCAGCCAGGCCGTGAGCTGCGCGGCGGAAGTCGCGTACACGATGCGGCCCAGCCCGACCCAGCCGTGCGCGGCGGCACACATGGGGCAGTGCTCCCCGGAGGTGTAGACGGTGGCGCCCGCGCGTTCCTGGGGGGTGAGGTGGGACGCGGCCCAGCGGGCGATGGCGAACTCCGGGTGTCCGGTGGCGTCGCCGGAGGCGGTGCGGTTGTGGTCCTCGAACAGGACCTCGCCCGAGGGCGACACCAGCAGCGAGCCGAAGGGGTCGTTGCCGGACCTGAGCGCTTCCTCGGCCAGCTCGACGCAGCGGGTCAGGTGGGTTCGATCACGGTCGTTCACGTCTCTCCTCCTGGAAGGTTTTGCCCAGCGGGCCCCGCTCCAGCGTGGGCAGCCGGGGGACCGGGCCGGGGATGGAGTGGCGTGCGAGTCCGGCCAGGGCCACGATCCCACGCCTGCCCTGGAACAGGAACCGGGTGCTCGAGGGCCGACCGGATGAGGGCCTGACCGAAAGGGTCGCGCGGGCCCTGGGTGAGCGGGCTGCGACCGAAGGTCTCCTGCCGTTCGTCTTTACCCCCGGGATCAATGAGAGCGGACTTGCGGATGTGAATGATCTGCCCGGCGGCAACGCCCCAGGGAACGGGGGGCACGTCAGCACACGGCTTTTCCACCGGCGACAGGGTAAACCCTTCGGCGCCGACTCACCAGGGCTGGCCGACCCTGCCCGCTTCATTGGGCTTCACGGCCCGGCAGGCCTGCCCCACCTGCTCCAGGGGCACGCTTAAACGCAGCGGGGCGACGAAGTGGACACCACCCAGCCCCGCCGCTTGCGTGAGGACGTTGCTGCCGGCCAGCTTCAGGACGGACGTATACCGCACCCGGTCATGGGAAGGACCAGGCGGGCGCGGCCCTGGGCGCCGGTGTGCGTGACGATGCTGAAGGTGCCGCCCTGCGTGGTCACCGCCAGGAAGGCCTGGTTGGGGTGGCCCCTGAGGGTGACGAGGTGCTCAAAGCGTCCACCGTACCCCACGGCTTTCGGAACGACGAAATCGCCCGACTCGGGATCGTAGGTCGTGACGAAGCTCGTGTTCCCCACATTGAGCCCCCGCTGAAACCCACATACCTGGTGGGCGAACAGCCCGTAGAGCGTGCTCGGTGCGGCGGGATGGGCGTTCGTCCCAAGCTGGACCCGGTACGTGCCGACGCTGAGCACGGGGTGGGGCCAGCCGTTCAAACTCCAGACGTGGGCGGGTTTTTTCGAGGCATTCCACATCGTGCTCAGGCCACCCAGGAGGGAACTGCTGGTGAACACCTGTCGCCCCTGGGGATCGGGGATGACGCTGAGAAGAAGGCTCGACGTGGTTCCGGGGAAGAAGACCGCAGCGCTCAGGGGATCGTGGGGGGCAGACGAGGGGGAAAAGCGGGTGGCCTTGACCGTGACCCCCGGGAGGGTCCTGGCGAGGTCCTGGAGGGAGAAGAGCATGTCGCCCCCCGCCGCCGTCGGTGGGCGTTGGGCTGGGACGCTGCCGGGAAGGGCGGGGACGGCCCCGGTGGAGGCGGCCAGCAGCAGTGCGGGCAGGAGTGTGAAGCGTCGCATCGCCGCCACCTGAGGTCGGGGCCCCAGGCCCCGGGCCGCAACCGCGGGTGGTGTTGGGGGAATCAGTCGGGGGGCGGTGCCGGGTGCGCTCCCCGTTCGGGGTCGGCAGGCTGACCCCTCGGGCTTGACCTCACGACGGTGGGTGTGTCCGGGCCTACGGGCTCCTTCACGGCGCAATCAGCCTGCGGGCGCCAAGGCGAAATACTTCGTATCTTGGCCCGGCCTCCTGGGTCACTCCTCGCCGTTCACTGCCGTGTGGCGCTCCTCCACGTCTTCACGCGGGCAAGCCCAGATCAAAGAACCCTCCGCTGGGGACGTCCACGCCTCGCCCCCAACAGCTCTCACAACCGCCCATCCGTGAAGTCCTGCACGGCGAGCTCGGCACCTGAGTGCGCCAGGACCTCCGGGGGGTGAAAGGTGGCGACCCCGATGACCCTCACCCCCGCCCCGCGGGCCGAGCGCACGCCATCCGGTAAGTCCTCGAAGGCCAACGCCTCCCCGGGCCGCCAGCCCCAGGCGGCGCAGGGCCTCCCGGTACGGGGCGGGATCCGGCTTGCCCACGCCGACCCCCTCGGCGAGGACGATGCAGGCGAAGGCTTCCCACAGTTCAGTGGCTCTCAGCACGAGTTCGGCGTTCGCCCGGGTCGCGTCGGTCACCGCGGCGAGGCGCAGGCCCCGGTCGGCGGCCCACGCCAGCAGGGACCGCGTGCCGGGCAGCGGCGTCAAGTCCCGCGCCAGACGGCGGTAGACCTCATCCCGTTCGTTCAGCAACCGGGCCGCGTCGGCGGGGGCAAGCCCCGGCAGGAGGTCGAGCAGCACGTCCTGCCGGGTCCGCCCGCTCACGCGGCTGCGGTAACACGCCCCCTCCACCTCGACCCCGCGCGGCGCCAGGACCGCGCGCCAGGACCGCCAGTGCAGCGGCTCGGTGTCGGCAAGCGTCCCGTCAATGTCGAAGAGCAGGGCACGCGGGCGTGGGAAGCCGGACGGGGCCACCTGAAAGCCCCTTACCCGACGGCCACGGCGGGCCGCCCCACCTCCACCGCCCGCCCCGTCTCGAAGGACCGGATGGCGGCGTGGGCGAGGAGCAGGGCGCGGCGCCCTGCCTCGGCGTGGACGGGCGGCCCCTCCCCCGCGCGGAAGGCCGCGAGCAGCGCGTCCAGGTGGGCGTCGAAAGTGCGGTGGAACTCGCGCCCCCGGTCGTTGAAATACCCCGCCTCCCACACCTCCCCGAGTTCGCTTCCGTTGGGGTGGAAGTCGAAGCGCCGTACCGTGTCGTGAATGACAAGGCGCCCGAGCGTGCCGCCCACCTCCAGCCGGTGCGTGTCGGGGTGCGCGTAGGAGGCGTCGTAGGTGCCCAGCAGGGTGCCCACCGCCCCCGATTCGAAGGTGAGCGCCAGCGCGAGGGTGCGGTAGCCGCCGCCCGTCTTGTCGGTCATATGCGCCGACACGTTGGAGACCGGCCCGCACAGGTATTCGAGCATGTCGAAGCCGTGGCACTGGGTCTCGATCAGGTTGGCGTGGGGGTGGTCGCTTTCCCCCTCACCCCCGAAGCGCCAGGAGGCGAAAACGATCTCACCGAGGCGCCCCCCCTCGATGGCGGCCCTGGCGAGTTGAACGGGTTTCGCGTAGCGGTGGTTGAAGTTGATGGCGAAAAAGAGGTTCCGCCGCCGCGCCTCCTCCAGCAAGATGTCCGCCTCGCCGAGGTCGAAGACCAGCGGCTTTTCCGCGAGGAGGGGCACGCCCGCGCGGATGACCTCCAGGGTCGGCCCGAAGTGCCCCTGGTTGGGCAGGCTGAGGCTCACGAGGTCGGGCCGCTCGGCCTGGAGCATCTCCGGGATGCTCGTATAGGCGCGGACGCCGTACTCCTGGGCGCGGGCACGTGTCCGCTCCGGCGTGCGGCCCGCGACGGCGACCAGCTCCACATCCTCCCGCGCGGCGAAGACCCGGGCGTGCTCGCGTCCCCAGCGTCCGGCCCCGACGAGCGCCACCCGCACCCTCGCGCCGGTCACTGCTCGATCACCACCTTGCCGCTGCGCCCCGAGAAGAACAGCTCGAAGGCCGAGCCGATCTCCTCGGGGGGAAAGCGGTGGGTGATGATCTGGGACAGGTACGCGCGGTGCCGCCGCAGCAGGTCGAGGTTGCCGGGCAGCTCGTCGTAGCGGAAGTACTCGCTTCCCAGCACCGACCGCTCGGGCGCGATCAGGTCGGACGACACCGTGAGATTCAGCCCCTCGCCGTGTCCGACACACACCAGGACGCCGCGCTGGGAGAGGTTCGCCAAGGCCTCCTGCCGGGCCGCCCCCTTCCCGCTCGCGTCGATGGCGGCGTCCACGGCGCCCAGGCCGTGCCGTCCCAGCCCCTCGGCGAGGCTCCCTTCCGCGACATTGACCGGCAGCGCCCCCAGCCGCGCGGCGAGGTCGAGGCGGTGCGGGGACACGTCGGTGACGAGGACCCGCACCCCCTCCCCCAGCAGCAGCCGCGCCATCGCGACCATGCCGAGGCCGACCGGACCCGCCCCGGCGACGAGCAGGCTCTCGATGTCCTCACGCAGGTGCCGGGCACGCTCGACGGCGTGAGAGCAGGTCCCCATCACGTCGAGGAGCAGCGTCGCCTCGGTCAGGGGCAGGTCCGGGTCCACGGGGAAGAAGACGTTCTCGTTCACGAGCTCAAAAGGGGCGTACCCGCCGTCGTGGGTGAAGCCGTAGTCGGCCCGCTTGGCGAGGCACTGGTTGGTGTGCCCCAGGCGGCAGGAGCGGCACTCGCCGCAGTAGTCCATCAGGAAGACCACGCCGGGGGTGCCGACCGGGGTGCGGGTGTTCGGCCCGGCGGCGGCGACCACCCCGGCGGCCTCGTGCCCGGGGGTGACGGCGGAGCCCCCCAGGTACTGGGGACGCTCGGAGCCGCACAGGGCGTTGGCGGCGACGCGCAGGAGCAGTTGCCCCGCGCCGGGTTCGGGAACGGGCTTCTCGCCGAACTCGATGTGCCCCTCTCCGACGAAGACGGGCACCCGCATGGTGGCGGGAATGGTGGGGAAGTCGATCAAGGCCCTTTCCTTTCTCGCCGCCGGGAAGCGGCGCGGGTGGAGACGGAGACCTGTCAGCGCGCGACGTGCTCGCCCTCCAGGGAACGCGCGACCTCGCGGATGTGCCGCGCCGCCAGGGCGTACTCCTCCTCGTTTGGAAGGTGTTCGAGGATCAGGGGCAGCTCGGGGTCGAGGCGGTCGAGGGCGCGCAGGAACGCGGGGTAATCGAGCCCCCCGAGGCCGGGCCGCACCTCGTCAATGTGCGCGAGCATCCTGGGGTGCAGGGTCACGTCCTTGGCGTGGCAGCTCTTGATGTGTGGGCCGAGGCGCAAGGCAAAATCCTCGATGAGCTGCCCGTTGCGGGAGTACCGCTCAGGGCTGTTGATCAGGTTCACCGGGTCGAAATGCACCCCGAAGCCGGTTCGGTCCACGGCGCGGATCAGGCGCAGGTAGCTGTCCGCCGAGTCGGGAGGCGTCCAGGGCATCGTCTCCAGCGTGTAGAACGTGCGCTTCGGCCCTACCGCATCGATGATCTCCTGAACCGTTGCCACGATCAGATCGAACACGTCCTCGTCGTAGTGGCTGGGGTGTGGGCCGTCCCACTGCTCCCCGCGCGACCCGGCGATGTTGACGCAGCAGTGGGCGCCGAGTTCGTCCGCGAGCGCCAGCCGCTCCTGACAGCGCCGGATCGAGGCGCGGCGCTTCGCGTCGTCGGTGCTGATGGGGTTTGACCACGCGGGCACCTCGGCGAGGAGGAGTCCGGCGCGGACGGCGGCCTTGGCGCACCCGGTGGCCTGTTCGAGCGGGCCGTCGTCCGCCGGGCAAAACACCGCCTCGTAGCCGTGGCGGCGCGCGGCCTCGACCCAGGCGTCAGGGTCGGTCAGGGGGGCGAAGACGGGTCCTCCCAGCCTCATGTGTCTCCCTTCTGAAGGCTGCTCACCGTGAGGTCAAACGCGGCGCGCAGGGCCTGTACGGGGTCCCCCTTTGGGACGAACTCGTGGGCGACGTATCCGGTGTACCCCGTGCCCTGGATCGCTCGCAGCACGCCCGGGTAGTGGATCTCCTGCGTGTCGTCGAGGTCGCGGCGCCCGGGGTTCCCCGCCGTGTGGTAGTGGGCGAAGTGCTCGGCGTGCTCGCGGATGTTGCGGATCAGGTCGCCCTCCATGATCTGCGCGTGGTACACGTCGTACAGCAGCTTGACGCTCGGGGAGGCGACCTGCCGCACCACCCCCACGCCCCAGGCCGTGCGGTCGCACTGGTAGTCGGGGTGATCGACGCGGGAGTTGAGAAGTTCGAGCACGAGTGTCACGCCCGCCGACTCGGCCAGCGGCGCGGCCCGGCGCAGCCCCTCGGCGGTGACCTCGGCGCCCTCGGGGTCGGCCAGCCCCGCGCGGTTGCCGCTGAAGCAGATCAGGTTGGTCACGCCCCAGCGTGCCGCCAGCCGGACATTCTCCTCCAACTCGCGCAGGATGCGGGCGTGGTGCTCGCGGCGGTTCAGGCCCTCCTCGATGGAGCGGTGTCCGTTCATCGCGGAGATCGTCAAGCCCGCTTTTCTCGCGTTCGGCCAGAGGTCAAGAGGCAGAAGTTCGACCGCCTCGTAGCCGATGCGTGCCGCGTCCCCCAGCAGGGCGTCGGCGTCCGTGCCCGGCCCCGCGAAGGTCCACCACGTAAACGACTGCCGGAAGGTCGCGGGGGTCCGCGAGTCCACGTTGGAGGCAGGCGCGGGGCCGGTCACGCGGAGACCCCATAGGTGAGGACGACTTGCAACGTCTCCTGGGGCCGCTCGTCGAGCAGCCGGTACGCCTCGCTCGCCTCCTCGATGGGAAAGCGGTGGCTGACGAGGGACGCCAGGTCCAGGCCGCCCAGCCACGCGACGCACTGGGCCTGGCGGCGCTCCACCGTCCACAGCGGCGAGAGGTCGGGGTTGACGGCGTTGCCCTGCGAGGAGCGCACCCGCACCCGGTTGTGGTGGAACTCCCCGCCGAGGTCCACGTTCACGGGCTGCCCGTACCACGACATCGCCACGACCAGCCCCTCGTAGCCGACGGTGCGAATCGCCTCGCCCAGGGCCGGACTCGCCCCCGACACCTCGAAGGCCACGTCCGCCCCACGGTTCCCGGTCAGCTCCCGTACGGCAGGCGCCACCGAGTCGCCGGGTTCGAGGCCATGCGTGGCGCCGCCCCGCAGCGCCGTTTCCCGGCGGGACGTGATGCCGTCCACCACCGTGAGGGTGCGCGGCCCGGTGCGGGCGAGCAGGCGGACGAGCAGTTGGCCGATCACGCCCGCCCCGAAGACCACCAAGTCGCTCCCCGGCACGGGGCGGGCGTCGAGAAGACCGTTGAACGCGGTGTTGAGGTTGGCGACGAACACACCCGAGGTGGGGTCGGTGTCCGCCGGCAGCGGGAGGGTCAGCACGCGCGGCACCACCGAGAGCGTCTGGTGCGGGCTGTAGGCGAACACCAGTTGTCCGGGCGCACGGTCGAGCACCTCATCGCCGACCTCCACCACCCGCCCCACGCTGGCGTAGCCGTAGGCGAGCGGGTAGGCCCACTGCGGCTCGCCCCCGGGCACGAACAGCCGGGTCACCGGGTCCTGGCGGCGGTGCCACTGCGGGGCCAGGCCGCGGTAGACGTTCATCTCGGTGCCCGAGGAGATGCCCGAGGCGATGTTCTCGACCAGGACGTCGTTCGGCCCCAGGGGCGGCAGCGGCGTCTCGCGCACCTCGACCTCGCGCGGCTGGACGATCAGGGCGGACGTGCGGGTTCTGGTGCCGGTGACAGTCATGCACGACCTCCAGGGGGAGAAGGGGGCGGCTCCCGGGGCTCAGCCCTTCACGCCGCCGGAGACGAGGCCGTCCACCAGGAAGCGGCGGATCAGCAGGAACAGCAGGGCCACCGGCAGCGCGATCACCACGCCGCCCGCCATGATCAGGCCCCAGTCCTGCCGGAACTGGCTGAACAGGCCCTGCACCGCGAGGGGCAGCGTGCGGTGGTCGGCGGTCGTGGTGAGGGACAGGGCCAGCAGGTACTCGCCCCAAGACAGCACGAAGGCGAAGGTGCCCACGGCGGCGACGGCGGGGTAGAGCAGCGGCAGCAGCACGAGGCTCACGCTCTGGAGACGGGTGCAGCCGTCCACCAGCGCGGCCTCCTCCAGTGCGACGGGCACGTCCTCGACGTAGTTGCGCAGCAGCCACACCGTGATGGGCAGGCTGACGACCACGTGCACCAGGATCAGGCCCAGGGCGCTGTTCGTCAGCCCCAGCGAGCGCATCATCACGACGAGGGGAATCACGATGACGATGCCCGGGATCATCTGG includes:
- a CDS encoding putative bifunctional diguanylate cyclase/phosphodiesterase — translated: MAALLLVYVLLCSVLFTLWLPGPETAYRLDQDLLLPLGLLGTLAALLARRGAEGRTRWAWTGMLAAHLTLVAALIAESLHVHLGGPVREDGPVADLLFALISPPMVAGLLLLPSAPALARDRLKLVIDVLTLALAAGMAGWAGLVRWPQEAAARWGLPLPPLGPDKLAQLAGGLVFVVLGALVLLAPATPRTVRPARWLLFAGFLFGLSVLVFETPLGQLPALQTHKLLSVSGWALAELCFVLAALRQWQDATRRADLLLDNGALLSAALPYGALITLYLLFFASFPGDLRMREWSAAACFTATLLMLTRQGLVIHENVQIGVALRERTLALEESDRRKDELLTALAHQARHDALTGLLGRAAFTAHLEAAVRQASLTGEGLAVLFVDLDGFKAVNDTLGHAAGDALLREVAVRLRGAVPPPGLVARLSGDEFTALLPGLGGQEAERVAQAIIKGLSRPYLLAGRQAGVTGSVGLSVYPADATDADTLLGHADTAMYHAKARGKNAWRAYTPEMDPAAGIGPLLRGAAGRGEFTLHYQPQFDTLGRRVLALEALLRWTHPELGPVDPGRFIPVAEDSGLIVEIGAWVLDEACRQNAAWQRAGLAPVRVAVNVSPAQLAREAFAAEVGDTLRRHALAGTWLELEVTERLALREVERAVAVLREVRRLGVRVALDDFGQGHSSLGHLAHLPLDVLKVDRALIQDLGRAAQADRVTQAVVALGRGLGLEVVAEGVETPAQLAAAAALGCERTQGFLLGRPLPAAEIEPHLRLEAGQKPIQEGA
- a CDS encoding excalibur calcium-binding domain-containing protein, which codes for MGDLGFRRAGRAPLRRGEPGYSTKLDRDGDRVACE
- a CDS encoding nucleoside deaminase; this encodes MNDRDRTHLTRCVELAEEALRSGNDPFGSLLVSPSGEVLFEDHNRTASGDATGHPEFAIARWAASHLTPQERAGATVYTSGEHCPMCAAAHGWVGLGRIVYATSAAQLTAWLEEFGAPPAPVNPLPIGAVLREATVEGPEPSLSERLRELHRHNAARSPGR
- a CDS encoding HAD family hydrolase, whose amino-acid sequence is MAPSGFPRPRALLFDIDGTLADTEPLHWRSWRAVLAPRGVEVEGACYRSRVSGRTRQDVLLDLLPGLAPADAARLLNERDEVYRRLARDLTPLPGTRSLLAWAADRGLRLAAVTDATRANAELVLRATELWEAFACIVLAEGVGVGKPDPAPYREALRRLGLAARGGVGLRGLTGWRALGPRGGGEGHRGRHLSPPGGPGALRCRARRAGLHGWAVVRAVGGEAWTSPAEGSLIWACPREDVEERHTAVNGEE
- a CDS encoding Gfo/Idh/MocA family protein, whose translation is MTGARVRVALVGAGRWGREHARVFAAREDVELVAVAGRTPERTRARAQEYGVRAYTSIPEMLQAERPDLVSLSLPNQGHFGPTLEVIRAGVPLLAEKPLVFDLGEADILLEEARRRNLFFAINFNHRYAKPVQLARAAIEGGRLGEIVFASWRFGGEGESDHPHANLIETQCHGFDMLEYLCGPVSNVSAHMTDKTGGGYRTLALALTFESGAVGTLLGTYDASYAHPDTHRLEVGGTLGRLVIHDTVRRFDFHPNGSELGEVWEAGYFNDRGREFHRTFDAHLDALLAAFRAGEGPPVHAEAGRRALLLAHAAIRSFETGRAVEVGRPAVAVG
- a CDS encoding zinc-binding dehydrogenase codes for the protein MIDFPTIPATMRVPVFVGEGHIEFGEKPVPEPGAGQLLLRVAANALCGSERPQYLGGSAVTPGHEAAGVVAAAGPNTRTPVGTPGVVFLMDYCGECRSCRLGHTNQCLAKRADYGFTHDGGYAPFELVNENVFFPVDPDLPLTEATLLLDVMGTCSHAVERARHLREDIESLLVAGAGPVGLGMVAMARLLLGEGVRVLVTDVSPHRLDLAARLGALPVNVAEGSLAEGLGRHGLGAVDAAIDASGKGAARQEALANLSQRGVLVCVGHGEGLNLTVSSDLIAPERSVLGSEYFRYDELPGNLDLLRRHRAYLSQIITHRFPPEEIGSAFELFFSGRSGKVVIEQ
- a CDS encoding sugar phosphate isomerase/epimerase family protein is translated as MRLGGPVFAPLTDPDAWVEAARRHGYEAVFCPADDGPLEQATGCAKAAVRAGLLLAEVPAWSNPISTDDAKRRASIRRCQERLALADELGAHCCVNIAGSRGEQWDGPHPSHYDEDVFDLIVATVQEIIDAVGPKRTFYTLETMPWTPPDSADSYLRLIRAVDRTGFGVHFDPVNLINSPERYSRNGQLIEDFALRLGPHIKSCHAKDVTLHPRMLAHIDEVRPGLGGLDYPAFLRALDRLDPELPLILEHLPNEEEYALAARHIREVARSLEGEHVAR
- a CDS encoding hydroxypyruvate isomerase family protein, which encodes MTGPAPASNVDSRTPATFRQSFTWWTFAGPGTDADALLGDAARIGYEAVELLPLDLWPNARKAGLTISAMNGHRSIEEGLNRREHHARILRELEENVRLAARWGVTNLICFSGNRAGLADPEGAEVTAEGLRRAAPLAESAGVTLVLELLNSRVDHPDYQCDRTAWGVGVVRQVASPSVKLLYDVYHAQIMEGDLIRNIREHAEHFAHYHTAGNPGRRDLDDTQEIHYPGVLRAIQGTGYTGYVAHEFVPKGDPVQALRAAFDLTVSSLQKGDT
- a CDS encoding zinc-binding dehydrogenase — protein: MTVTGTRTRTSALIVQPREVEVRETPLPPLGPNDVLVENIASGISSGTEMNVYRGLAPQWHRRQDPVTRLFVPGGEPQWAYPLAYGYASVGRVVEVGDEVLDRAPGQLVFAYSPHQTLSVVPRVLTLPLPADTDPTSGVFVANLNTAFNGLLDARPVPGSDLVVFGAGVIGQLLVRLLARTGPRTLTVVDGITSRRETALRGGATHGLEPGDSVAPAVRELTGNRGADVAFEVSGASPALGEAIRTVGYEGLVVAMSWYGQPVNVDLGGEFHHNRVRVRSSQGNAVNPDLSPLWTVERRQAQCVAWLGGLDLASLVSHRFPIEEASEAYRLLDERPQETLQVVLTYGVSA
- a CDS encoding carbohydrate ABC transporter permease, yielding MRRKGRAAQFGWDLVTLLAAALFLLPVLWVVMSSFRPSPDVLGGPLLPTRLTLENYGSLARNAPFVTALQNSLLVGLCSALGALMLAVPTAYALTRLRFRGRELVGTLVLLTQMIPGIVIVIPLVVMMRSLGLTNSALGLILVHVVVSLPITVWLLRNYVEDVPVALEEAALVDGCTRLQSVSLVLLPLLYPAVAAVGTFAFVLSWGEYLLALSLTTTADHRTLPLAVQGLFSQFRQDWGLIMAGGVVIALPVALLFLLIRRFLVDGLVSGGVKG